In one Borrelia duttonii Ly genomic region, the following are encoded:
- a CDS encoding complement regulator-acquiring protein — protein sequence MRKNLFILLVLGLASCNLDSKLLDNKGRPDNFLKDVVNNVQDVVNDVQGDELIKEDVVNKVSVEKVVKGDSVIKDEKGELISALINDINSVMGLLNQDKAEVEDANQYGMKNEVFKFVLNAVNNKTLDHDDNKEIRRLFYSSLLYNRERIKDFAEILKKVESDNTNKGAWIQDIMNAVVVDLQFGFERVINKLEENRDKLNKLSLVDLREIKSKLEEIQLQKLNWRKAVDSLISSYKAKTDGIDSDSKKLIEHIDKKYKDLIKVKIPGMKAVSNRIIAILGTIK from the coding sequence GTGAGAAAAAATTTATTTATATTATTAGTTTTGGGGTTAGCATCTTGTAATCTAGATTCTAAATTATTGGATAATAAAGGAAGACCTGATAATTTTTTAAAAGATGTTGTAAATAATGTTCAAGATGTTGTAAATGACGTTCAAGGTGATGAACTAATAAAAGAAGATGTTGTTAATAAAGTTTCTGTTGAAAAAGTAGTAAAAGGAGATTCTGTAATAAAAGATGAGAAAGGGGAATTAATATCTGCCCTTATAAATGATATTAATAGTGTTATGGGATTATTAAATCAAGATAAAGCTGAAGTTGAAGATGCAAATCAATATGGTATGAAGAATGAAGTGTTTAAATTTGTGTTAAATGCTGTTAATAATAAGACATTGGATCATGATGATAATAAGGAAATAAGACGATTATTTTATTCCTCTTTATTATACAATAGAGAAAGAATAAAAGATTTTGCAGAAATTCTTAAAAAAGTAGAATCGGATAATACAAATAAGGGTGCATGGATTCAAGATATAATGAATGCTGTAGTAGTAGATCTTCAGTTTGGTTTTGAGAGAGTAATTAATAAATTAGAAGAGAATAGGGATAAACTTAATAAATTGAGTCTTGTTGATTTAAGAGAAATTAAATCAAAGCTTGAGGAAATTCAATTACAAAAATTAAATTGGAGGAAAGCCGTAGATAGTCTTATTTCATCTTATAAAGCTAAGACAGATGGAATTGATTCTGATAGTAAGAAATTGATAGAGCATATTGATAAAAAATATAAAGATCTTATTAAAGTTAAAATTCCCGGAATGAAGGCAGTATCTAATAGAATTATAGCTATTCTAGGTACAATTAAGTAA
- a CDS encoding Vsp/OspC family lipoprotein, which produces MKEGEEGKARKGDGSVIDLKVVGEKIKSAVEFAGKVKEVHTLVKSVDELAKAIGKKIQENTDTLGTDGAHNGSLVAGAFQMVLTIKTKLETLAALDGISSDLKAKVDDTKGKAESFISKVKTKHSDLGKEGVTDDHAKEAIDYKTKANGDKGAKELGELNTLIDTLLSFANKSVEASIAELVIKPTT; this is translated from the coding sequence ATAAAGGAAGGAGAGGAAGGGAAAGCAAGGAAGGGAGATGGGAGTGTAATAGATTTAAAGGTAGTAGGGGAAAAGATAAAAAGTGCAGTGGAGTTTGCTGGAAAAGTAAAGGAAGTGCATACTTTAGTTAAGTCAGTTGACGAGTTGGCTAAAGCTATAGGGAAAAAAATTCAGGAGAACACCGATACTTTAGGTACTGATGGAGCCCATAATGGATCTTTAGTTGCAGGAGCGTTTCAAATGGTATTAACTATAAAGACTAAATTAGAAACATTGGCAGCATTAGATGGAATTTCTAGTGATCTGAAAGCAAAAGTTGATGATACTAAGGGTAAAGCTGAATCATTTATATCTAAAGTGAAAACAAAACACTCTGATCTTGGTAAAGAGGGTGTTACTGATGATCATGCAAAAGAAGCAATAGATTACAAAACTAAGGCTAATGGAGATAAAGGCGCTAAGGAATTGGGGGAACTTAATACATTAATTGATACATTATTAAGTTTTGCTAATAAATCAGTAGAGGCTTCGATTGCAGAGCTTGTAATCAAACCTACTACTTAA